TGCTGTCGAAGCGCAGCTTGTAGATCGGCTCCGGCAGCGTGAAGCCGCCCTCTTCCAGGGCATCCTTGGTGGCGGCGATGGCGAGCCCCCGGCCCTTGGCGAAATTGGTCTCGGTCTGGTTCACCCAGCCCATGAAGCGCAGCACGATATTGGAGTCGCCGACCGTCTGGATGAAAGCTTCCGGCTCCGGATCCTTCAGCACGAACGGCATCGCCTTCAGCCGGTCGAGACCGAGCTGCATCGCCGCCACAGGGTCGTCGGCCGCATCGACACCGAGGTCGAACTCAAAGCGGCGCTCGGGATTGCGCGTATAGTTCAGGATCACCGACTTGAAGACGATCGTGTTGGGAATGCGCAAATGGTTGCCATCCAGCGTCATCAGGATCGTGGAGCGCGAGGTGAGGCGGATGACCTTGCCCTCGTGATCGTCGATCACGACATGCTCGTTCGCGCGGAAAGGCTGGCGCACACTGAGCATGATGGAGGAGATATAATTCTCCAGCGTATCACGCACCGAAAAGCCGATGGCGAGGCCGATCACGCCTGCCCCGCCCAGAATGGTGCCCATCAGCGTGGTGGCGCCGAGGACGTTCATCGCCATTACCAGCGCCACGAGAAGCGCCACGATGCGGAATGCGCCGGAGACCAGTTCGACCAGGAACGGATTGGGCAGGATCAGGCGCCAGAAGCCGCGCCAGGAAGCAATCAGGTGCCCCAGCAGGGCAATGACCAGGAACACGGCCAGCGATACGCCATAGAGCGGCAGGGCGCGGTAGAGCTTTTGCAGGCGGCTGGACGAATCCCCGAACAGGCTGCCGGTGCTGTCTTCCACGGCCAGACGGCGCTCGATCTGGTTCTCGACCGTAACGACGCCGTTGACGCGCAGCGCCAGCTCTTCGGCCCGCGCATCGGCGGCGCTGCTGGACACATCCCCGCCAAGCGTCACCACGCCATGGTTCACTTCGACGGTCACCCGGCGAAGGGAGTCGATCTCGGCGAAAATGTCCGTGATGCGCGTCCGGATGTCGGCGTCGCTGGCCTGTGGCGGCGGCGTCTGGATCGCGGGGGTCGGATCGGTTGGTTCGTCCGGCCCCGGCAATTGCGCCAGCGCGTGCGGCGCAGACAGAGCGAAGCACAAG
This is a stretch of genomic DNA from Hyphomonas adhaerens MHS-3. It encodes these proteins:
- a CDS encoding mechanosensitive ion channel family protein, with translation MSPKTNPTEFPAAAARWLRAGLFLLCFALSAPHALAQLPGPDEPTDPTPAIQTPPPQASDADIRTRITDIFAEIDSLRRVTVEVNHGVVTLGGDVSSSAADARAEELALRVNGVVTVENQIERRLAVEDSTGSLFGDSSSRLQKLYRALPLYGVSLAVFLVIALLGHLIASWRGFWRLILPNPFLVELVSGAFRIVALLVALVMAMNVLGATTLMGTILGGAGVIGLAIGFSVRDTLENYISSIMLSVRQPFRANEHVVIDDHEGKVIRLTSRSTILMTLDGNHLRIPNTIVFKSVILNYTRNPERRFEFDLGVDAADDPVAAMQLGLDRLKAMPFVLKDPEPEAFIQTVGDSNIVLRFMGWVNQTETNFAKGRGLAIAATKDALEEGGFTLPEPIYKLRFDSKIEDALKGGSTGSATVSTPSPPAAPPKKPVDTSEASDVAADNTIDEKVAAERASSKEPDLLDEESPVE